A single Papilio machaon chromosome 12, ilPapMach1.1, whole genome shotgun sequence DNA region contains:
- the LOC106710440 gene encoding uncharacterized protein LOC106710440 yields the protein MRSPYYVGEDVKRPNSGRSERHRRSMYYNPKLMKNPFSRSSASSHTSFEKFLPYQVIATPFWEEEKSYDSNSTRCSALPSTSSGFWEYLTDKITRKTKDGDRTKSCKCGQSASFNSSVGVDPDCLKVAESISETERKVNAILTNPGENTEESTKDARSKNCTCDCKKNKIETVIPQTKDVQTCSRKNAPCNKCNNDKIKNDKRSKDADDSKSTKGDEPCRAPHDEVVAKLKTKYNGEILCIHNPPCILINGCLNLPAANANQKPPVAVWPVSQMKKNSSYNFCKRIWTQKDKADEQYEIYGVPFVSSSECQIPLTKKERNNRFDQRPICELVKLSCKPKYGVTAVNPRVHVAMLRKQPKCLDPANKKQKSKYSQAANSPKKIILHRARNKVTDFLQSKTEMLYPVEHDEKKPGTVPVYHKNRLLRMIQVKRSATK from the exons ATGCGATCTCCGTATTACGTCGGCGAAGATGTCAAGAGACCGAATTCCGGTCGGTCGGAGAGACACCGTCGTTCAATGTATTACAATcctaaattaatgaaaaatccATTCTCAAGGAGTAGTGCTAGCAGCCACACCTCAT TTGAAAAGTTCCTACCTTATCAAGTGATCGCTACTCCGTTTTGGGAGGAAGAAAAGAGTTACGATTCAAATTCAACTCGTTGCAGTGCTCTGCCTTCTACCTCTTCCGGATTTTGGGAATACCTAACCGATAAAATTACTAGAAAAACCAAAGACGGTGATCGTACTAAAAGTTGTAAGTGTGGACAATCTGCATCATTCAATTCGAGTGTAGGCGTGGATCCGGATTGTTTAAAAGTTGCAGAGTCAATTAGTGAAACGGAGAGAAAGGTCAATGCCATATTAACAAATCCAGGAGAGAACACGGAAGAATCTACAAAAGATGCCCGTTCCAAAAATTGTACTTGTGactgcaaaaaaaataaaattgagacaGTTATACCACAGACTAAAGATGTGCAAACATGTTCACGTAAAAATGCACCTTGCAATAAGTGCAATAATGACAAGATTAAAAATGACAAGCGTTCAAAAGATGCTGATGATTCAAAATCAACTAAAGGAGACGAGCCATGTCGAGCGCCGCACGATGAGGTTGTCGCAAAACTAAAAACGAAATACAACGGCgaaatattatgtatacacAATCCTCCTTGCATTCTTATTAACGGTTGTCTCAATTTGCCTGCAGCTAACGCAAATCAGAAGCCTCCAGTGGCAGTTTGGCCAGTCAGtcaaatgaagaaaaatagtAGTTATAATTTCTGTAAAAGAATCTGGACCCAAAAAGATAAAGCAGACGaacaatatgaaatttacGGTGTACCTTTTGTATCGTCGAGTGAATGTCAAATACCATTGactaagaaagaaagaaataatcgTTTCGATCAGAGACCTATTTGTGAATTAGTGAAACTGTCTTGTAAACCTAAATACGGTGTCACTGCGGTCAACCCTCGTGTCCATGTTGCGATGCTTAGGAAACAGCCTAAATGTTTAGACCCGGCAAACAAGAAACAGAAATCTAAATATTCCCAAGCCGCAAACTCaccgaaaaaaattatactacatCGTGCCAGGAATAAAGTTACGGACTTTTTACAATCAAAAACCGAAATG ttGTATCCCGTTGAACACGACGAAAAGAAACCAGGCACTGTACCTGTATACCATAAGAACAGATTACTTAGAATGATACAGGTAAAACGATCCGCCACCAAATGA